The genomic region AATGCTTACGTATCGATGTCAACGGTTAATGAATGAATTTATAATGTTTTGAAACATGTTCGTTAACTTAATAGCAAAACATGTTCTTGATTACTGGTATATTATTCACAGGGAAAGCCTTATCAAGACTCTTTAGGCGAGGTTGTGTTTGGGGCGAGCTATTGTGAGTGGTACGCGGAGGAATGTCGCCGCGTGCAGGGGACCATCATCGCAAGTCCCGCCAGAAACAAGCGTATGATGACAGTCAAACAACCCATAGGGGTTTGCGGACTAATAACTCCCGTAAGGAAAAGTGAAATGGTTGAAAGCACAAAGAAACACTGCatgaaaaagtgttattttaaaccatatttattctagctcgattgcatcgaaagcataaGGCATACTGAAATGCTTGAGAGGCCGTTTCTTGAGCAGAGCCAGTATACGGTGCCTTTGGGGGAGTTCTTAAAGACGCTCCTACAGTggagatcgaacccatgacccACCGGTCGCTAGGCgcgcaccatatccactacgttaTGACGACCTTTGTTAAGACCGTCAATAAGGAATGTCACAAATCAACACAACGATggaataaacaattatatttgaatttaCTCAAATTATAGTGTTCAAAGAATACATATGTAAATGATAACGTTTTAacttaatattgtttgtttaacatTTCAGTGGAATTTTCCTTTGAACATGATAGCACGAAAAGCATGTGCGGCACTGTCTGTTGGTTGTACTGTGGTCTTAAAACCGTCGGAAGAAACGCCATTGACTGCTATGGCTTTAAAGAAGGTACCCACattattttattctatatttaaGTTGTTAATACAGTTACCGATATGATGCAAACGCCTGAGTTACGCACGATTACGAcgataataaaaaacaaacattttaaaaacgtGTTAGTGTTCGACAAAGACACTAAATTACAAGACtaaatgtttttcatatgtatcATATCACTCTATGTATTTACATTTTGATGGCCTAAACATGTATAATACATTGTGCTTAATGTTCATTTACTATTATAGAATAATATCATTGAATATTTCAGTTAGTTGACTCGGCCGGATTTCCCCCAGGCGTTTTCAATGTGATAACATGCAGTCGAGATCACGCTCCGGAAGTTGGGAATATCCTATGCAAACATCCTAAAGTTTCCTTAATTTCCTTTACCGGATCTTCTGCAACTGGAAAGGTAACGATTACGAACACAAACACGATCTTTGAAATGTACAGAAGCACGTTCATGAAAACAGAAACAAAATCGTTATGAAATTCCGGGATGGCTGTACACTAGAGAATGGGTTATTTTATGAAGAATGCATTTATGTTATAGGTCGTTGAAATTTACAATATTTAGTCCATTTTTATAACACATATAAACATGTGTAATTTTCAGATATTACTAGAGCAATGTGCAAGCACCGTAAAGAAATGCCACATGGAATTAGGAGGAAATGCACCATTCATCGTATTTCCGTCCGCTGATCTTGATTTGGCAGTAAATGGAGCGATCGGTTCGAAATTCCGAAACACTGGACAAGTAAAAACGAACTAGAATCTTGTGAAATTAACATGCGGATAGTCGTTTCGTGTTTATagttaatgaatattattattattttgaaaaacatgaaaaaaaatattctaaaaacaaatgagcctcgctctgtaaaaaggtattttatgcattagcatAAAGTGCCGCCCCAGAttgccctgtacagtccgcataggctaattagTGACGTCACTgtacagtccgcataggcttatcagtgacgtCACTTTCCGTAAAAAAAGAATTTTCGTTAAGAGGAGActtcaataaaacaaaacaaaaaacatgggaccggatagtgtcgtccctaataGGCATGtacggacggcacaggctaatcttggacgacaccttacgcacatgcatcaaaccttCCTTTCTCAGAGCGCGTCTCAAATAATCTGCCTTCAGACGTGTCTTTGCCCAAACCGCTTCTTCGTACACCATGACGTTCTTGAGGAGTTTGTTGAAAAGCTTGCCGTGGCTATGGATCATAAACTCATCACCGGAGACGGGTTCGCCGAGGGAGTCACTCAAGGCCCTCTCATCAATGAAATCGCAGTTAAAAAGGCACCtcatattttgatatatgtttataaaatttaaatacacTCGTTCATATACTACAAATTAACAGAACGTCATTTCACCAATGAAATCGCAGTCAAAATGGCACCTCGTTGTTTGATATTGTTTTACTCATTTTAGATGCACTCGTTCATATCTTACATATAGATTTTACACTATATAATGGGTCATCCCTGCTTAAAATTATCAACTTGAACTTGAGATAGTCATACATGTAATGAGTACGTTTAGTCAATTGAAGTGTTATTTGATCCAGTTTATAGATAGGTTACACTGGCATAATACCAGAGTGTGCGGAAAAAAACCTACGTGTATGGGCTTATCTCACACTCAAAGTACATTCAACCCGTGGTTTCTCGTTTTTAGGTCGATACGTTTGTCCAAGATGCGGTTCAGAAAGGAGCAAAGATTGTCCGCGGGGGTAAACGAAGTGGTGAAGGAAACAACTTCTATCCATCCACACTGCTAACTGGGGTGTCTGTCGATATGCTGTGTATGCATGGAGAGATTTTCGGACCTTTCGTTGCTATAACAGGGTGAATATCAATGTGTACTATCATATCTCAGAATGATAAGATTAAACAAACTAGTACAAACAAGTGCAGGAAAATTCCTCAAATTCGTGCGAGTTTAATCTATAGTAATTTATGTTTTCGATGTATTGAATCGGTTTAAATTAACCGAGATCGTTAACATTCGTTATTTAATTCCTTTTTTAAACCGTTCACAGTTTCGAAACGGAGGAAGACGTATTCCGACTTGCCAATGAAACGCCATACGGGCTTGCAGGTAAAGGTTGTTACGATCCGTCAATTCAATACGAGTCGTGTTCGGagaaaagtgggcataatgcatgtgcttaaagagtcgtcccagattagcctgtgcagtccgcacaggctaatcatggacgacactttccgctttaatgaaatttttcgtttcaatagagtctcttcttagcaaaaatccaatttaggcgtaaagtgtcgcccctgattagtctgtgcggactgcacaggctaatctgggacgacactttacgcacatgcattatgcccagtcttttcagaacacgactcatatgttctTCTTTAAATGACGTGTGCCGATTCGTTGCCTCATATAACACATTTCTGAACACAAGCGCGCCAGAATTGGTGAACATTCACCGGCTACACTAAGACATCAGGATTTTTAATTGCATCACCTTTCGGACTTGTAATTTCGGACATGTTAACTTTTACAAGAAATGATCAATCTATATATTAATAATGATCAgtgtatatattaataaaaacatgttaaatgttttgttttttaacttttttaagtgCCAGAATTAAATGATACATGCATTTACATATTGCTGCTTTTTATGTAATGCAGGTTATGCCTATACCTCGGATGCGCAGCAAATTTGGAGAATAGCCGATGCCCTTGAATGTGGATTACTAGGCATTAACGAGGCCCTTGTGTCGACTGTTGAAGGACCACATGGGGGTGTGAAGGAGTCTGGCATCGGAAGAGAAGGGGGAGTAGGCGTGGGAATAGAAGATTTTCTGGAAGTGAAATATCTGTGTATTGGAAATCAGTAACATTGCACAGTTCATTTCATTTTTGACATATGTACTGGTCTAATGACTAATatgaaaacacaaacattttttttgttttaaattacaatgtatttttattCTTGCAACGTAAGGAATGTAAGCAATCGCATCGTCAGTCTATCACACTTTTTGCATTTCTCAATTAGTATTGAATAGATTCATATGAAACTCGACATCGTGATAGCAAAATGAGTGGAAATGCGAAGACgaaaaatgtttcaataaacaTAACGGACTGAACGGTATGGGGCTCGGGACTTTGGGGCCACGGAAGGTGTGGTTACTCAAGGCGCATGCTCTCCAGACATATTTTAGTATACTTTCGATGTAAAACACGGCTTTTCTCGCCATTTTTCTACCAAAAGCGGTGATTAAGGATACATTGTTTGACcacttatttcattatttcaggGTCAGGTTTATTGTAAAATGGAATAAAGACACCAGTTTTAAATGCCAGTGGTCGTTTGGAACATTTAAATTTCCTAGGCTGAGTCGGAGCATCCATTTTAATGAACTTTTGTTTAACGAATGGATTGTGTTAACATTATTTGTTGTATCTATacgtttttaatgtatttataaatttattatgtGTGTAGTTTATTGTTCCTCTCACGTTGGCATGCTTAGTTGTATTTGTTATGCATTGTGGAAGATGAATATTGTACAAGATGAAACTAGaggtatacccccacatgctgcattgacacagaatattgtgcatgctgtcttcacaaaacaagagaagctaatttatgacgatttttaagaattattatgccattatcatttatggtcactttgacctttgaactctcgaattctttcgcatgacacgtcGTCCAgtaactgtgaacaaaattaatgtacagagtcattttaaaatctcataatgaatggcatagttatggcccggacaagctcatttatggcaatttttgacttttgaactccaagtgtgaccttgaccttggagatatcgacgttcaattctttcgcatgacacaccgcccaatgattgtgaacaaatgtaccgagtaattttaaaatgtcaatatgaatgacatagttatgtccCGTACATAAAggtgtatggccatttttgacctttgaactccaagtgtgaccttgaccttggagatatcgacgttcaattctttcgcatgacacaccgcccaatgattgtgaacaaatgtaccgagtaattttaaaatctcactatgaatgacatagttatggcccggaaaagatcatttatggtcagttttgacctttcaactcaaagtgtgaccttgaccttggagatatagatatcgacgtatttttttcgcatgacacaccgtccaatgatggtgaacacatgtgccaaatgattttaaaatagcacaatgaacgacatagttatggcccggacaagctcatttatggccattttagacctttgaactcaaagtgtgaccttgaccttggacgtatcgacgtaattctttcgcatgacacaccgtccaattatggtaaacaaatgtgccaaatgattttaaaatctcacaatgaacgacatagttatggccccggacaagctcatttatggacatttttgacCGTTGAACATTTCAAACTcgaagtgtgacattgaccttagagatatcgacgtcaTTGTTTGTTTGTGCCGATATCTCAAGATTTAAGAATAGATTATTGTATACGTCTGAAATTTGTGCCTAACTTTCACGTTGCATTCAGCACAACCGCATGCTttgtggactctcacatccttctaaattgaatcaatttacttcctttaagcaaacagcgcagaccctgatgagacgccgcacaccagagacgtagatgttatctacgtctctgattacACATATAATTTTTGGCGTagaacacaggcttattgaataaagtaattccgatgtttttcacattgccataagccgcatataaaaaactgtatttgaattctttagaaaaattgttttaaaaagttatttgaaacaagatgtgtttgtgaaacacaatgtccccctatatgatgtttgacattgttggatgaccttgaccttgtgaaggatgaccttgacctttcaccactcaaaatgtgcagctccatgagatacacatgcatgccaaatatcaagttgctatcttcaatattgcaaaagtattcataaaataagcgatttgggccacatatatttgacctctgaccttgaaggatgacattgaccttgacctttcaccacataaaatgagcagctccatgagatgcacatgcatgccaaatatcaagttgctatcttcaatattgcaaaagtattcataaaatgagcgattttggccacatataattgacctctgaccttgaaggatgaccttgatcttgatatttcaccactcaaaatgtgcagctccatgagatacacatgcatgccaaatatcaagttgctatcttcaatattgcaaaagtattcataaaatgagcgattttggccacatatatttgacctctgaccttgaaggatgaccttgaccttgacctttcaccattcaaaatgtgcagcttcatgcgatacacatgcatgccaaatatgaagttgctatcttcaatatagcaaaagttattgcaaaatgttaaagttggcgcaaataGACAGACAGaacaacagaccaacagacagacagggcaaaaacaatatgtccccactactatagtgagggacataacaaaaaatatctttttaaaagatatacggTGTTGACTGTGGTTGGTTTTGGTAAAAGGTAAAGAGATGAATGTGCagttttctgtgcagttcttagctgcatcacacgcggTACGGGttgtccatataaacggactcccagagcctttgataatttttgctatggcgtctcagcaacccattgggttataaagctgagagttgaattattgcaactagcagtacgggatgttacgcggagttttcgcggctttttaacattataacatattgctggtcataaacctatagatacaaaacagaaaaccaaaaaaagaatggaagtgaaattaatttttcggcgttagctgtttAACCTCGGTTTcgaccttaggtgacctttaaaTCCCATTTATAAAAATTCCCGTGGCTAGacacagatgaatacacttcatttagtccattggctgatttgagaatactaccagaacattggaaacatgaacgcgtctttttaacactgttttactgcatgaaacaattttattcggcgtagctgtataagccagcttttcaccttacctgacctttgtaagtatccaataaaattcaaataaaatttcccgcggctagatacgaatgaatacacgtcatttattcaattggctgatttgaacaaaccaccagaacattggaaacatggacgcgtctttgtaacactgttttactgcataaaacaattttatctctaatgaaaaggcttgatagatagaacagttttacactcaactctcgacatcaatgcaGTTTGTGCgcgcaccttttattttcagaggattgccagcgccagaatCAGGGTCACTTCGCGGCCAGTGAAATAATCgttaatatagacgctatcgcgtgaactaggtgaagtgTTTTGGTTATCTTGAAGACTTGTGGTCAGCAGCAATAAATCACTCTCTCGGGTTAACCTTCTCAAAGGGTCAATCTCAGCATGTTATCTCATTAACAGATCAAGACCATTATTTTATTGCTGATAACAAGAATCTGGCATATAACCTGGATTGTgtaattttctttagaccagaaatatgttaaatgaaaatattcagcggtataattatggtatgtcaatactagattcttaatgtgttttaaacaataaaatgataaataatatttttgattaatttaacaagaattattccaccatattgactaatgtattaagtatgagcgcgatgaatctcgatactgttaataatcgacaaaccactaaaacaggtttgttcgaagaacgcgcgtatgaatatttaaaatatgtacggatacttcgcgtgtggccggttgacttaatgttttaatttcacttccattcttcttttggttttctgttttgcatctataggtttatgactagcaatatgtaataatgtaaaatgagtcgcgaaaactccgcgtaacatcccgtactgcgtgtcaTGCAGCTAAggactgcacagaaaaagacattcgctatctttgatctcattaatTGTTACGctttacctttcaccaaatccaaccacaatcaacgccgtatatcttttttttttaaatatttcttgtttaaattgtattattattttttactggagatttatagttcaaatgtttaaatttatcaatataaagcatttaaagcatttaatgacaagcttcaatacatgccaaaatctgttggacggcccctttaataaattatcgattacagctcttgtttctaacacagacagggtgttaattttatgacgaGACAGCATATATATCGGACCCTCTAGATTTTTTTTCGGCCGGGATTttcaaaaatctttaaataattttaatcaattaatatttaaaggtaaataacctttcatataattatacataagatcctctttgaaaataaacaacaaacgatgaatgttttgacatcCATTTTATTTGaggtatgcaaagccgaaaattATCAAGAGGGTGcgctatacatgtattaatgtattGCTCGTTCAATTaaaaaacctagtcattacaatacttattgacaataaaacatacaatttcacctcttcttgttcttcatttttatttgttaatacattaaaatatattatcttattatcactcactaccttcattaaaatacatggtcgctttattcccccaaacaaaaaaaaacctgaGAATCAATATGGTTAACTAATAGTCAATAAATAAGCTATTTATTGCATAGTTATTGCCAATGCAAATCACATGCAAATGAGctaataaatatacaataaatttgcaaaaaattGGATCAATAAATCGGCAATAAATTGTGAATAATTTATTCATACATGAtaaatgaattgtcaataaatagGGTATctaataaatatgcaataaattggCAAAAAATTGGATCAATAAATCGGcaataaattgtaaataatttattcatacatgataaatgaattgtcaataaatacgctcaataaACTGACAATAAATTGGACTTAAGTACAAAGCCTATACACAATAAATTGACAATAAATcaggttaacaagtatgcaataaATAGTGTTGATAAATTctgaaaactgaaaaaaaatctgatggaaATTTAAAAGTAACAAAGTATTAATTTGTTcctgtatttttctttttaaatgtattggtTTGTTACAGAGATTTTTTATGCATGGGCTGTATAATAAGAAAGCGTCGTTTATGCTAATAAAAGTTCATGAACACATATTTTGAGGCTATATATATTCAGGAAAAAAGGCAACATGCCCATCATTCCACATATAATACATTACAAAGAAATATATAGCCAGTTAATGGTGGggcattatacaatatattagaTATCTGGTAAGCTATAGATACAACAACATGTAGTATTGATGATGAAATCATATGGAAGTAATTGAAGGAAAAGAATATAGCCTTTAATTGTCTGAGACCATACAGAATGGGGAGtatttttcgaagaaaaatcaACATTCAAGCTTAATGAtatgaaattgtatataaaattaaatatatatttcaaatatgtttcaaaaatgttatagTTATACTCTTCAAATTAGGGGATCGAAATAAACGCAAAATGGTAATAGTGACcacaaaaatgtatgtaaaatttatgtaactatgtttttatCTTAAGAATATGAATTGTAGCTCTATAATTCTTATAAAGTAATGAAAACTTGCGCAGAGTTTTGTTTTGCGTAAATGTACATATCAGGTGCCTTTATCAATATTAGTTATTTACAATTTACATATAGTAGCCTGGTCTCTTATGAATTCCACAAAGGCAGTGGATGGAGGGAAACTAACAATATGTTTCTTCTCGTAATCGTTGGCTTTGGCTGCCCAACGTTCTTGCACATTTGCTGGAAGCTTGGCTAGTATAGGGGCTAAGCCAATCAAGTATCGTAGAACGATAGAGCCGTTGAGAACTCATTGTCTTCTTTCAAGGCACGTATTTCATTCAGCAAGTCACTAAGCTCATACCATTTTTTGAGTCTTTATAGGTCACCTGAGGGAAAGATTCAATACGCCTTGTGATAGATTGATGGACAATCTCCGCTTTTCCATAACGCTCATGCAGTCAATAACGTTTCTCGCATGCTAAGACTGGATCTCTGCGGTACGATGATCTCAAGCTAActgcagggctcgaaattaacactcgcacactcgcaaaatgcgagtgaaaaatacggattgcgagttaagttttaagccattagtaattttttgcgagtaaagaaatagtaaaaaaaagaaatattgctAATGTGCTCGACGttctgaacgctaaaccgtaggtcatagaacgtccatatacctgtatgcggaagcccacaccttgtatgtagactggtatacttatagtacagatacgcagATTGTATTGATACAGAGAAAGTTAAACAGTCTactaattcacacgtgttcattgaacttgaacagacatggcgtcaaAGCGAAAAATAGCTAGTTCCTTTTTGCCCACAGGCGTAAATATAAAtgcgaaagataaagcaaagttaaccgttgagtaaaaaaaaaaacgaagTTAAATTatagaatgtttttgattttgcgagttggttttaaagctgctcgcaatgttttgcaagtagaaaaaaaattcGAGCCCTGAACTGCGTGCTGGCGAGAACTTGGCCACTTCACAGCCAAATCCATTTCCTCAAAAGCGCTTGTATCCATGATCTCGAACATCACGTTCTTGAAATTTGTTTTCCGCCTTGTCACTAAATAAAGTCAGTCGCGAGAGAGTCAAGTCTTTTTTAAGGAGGaatttgcacagattttctcCAATATTAGTGTCATATACTGTTGGATTTTTGTGTGGATTTCTTGATGTAATCTTGAACTAGATTTTCAGgttttacaacaggcaaagtttgcaatttgaattgAATGTCTGGTGCAACATGACTTTCCGACACATCATGCTCTTGTAGTACCTTTATTTCTGCAGCCGCGGCTTCAAAAGCtttttgctgagaaagaacttgaaaattCGCTTCTGATTCTGCCTTTTGTTTCAAAGGAGCTGCTTCCTGTTGAGTATATTTCTGTTTTATCTTTGCAGattcggcttctgcttgtttcaatgcGATGAGTTCACTGAACTTCACTTCAACGGCTAGTatctcgaactgtgtgtcttAATTCACACCACCATAAACAGAGTTTGGCTTCATGCTTAACATtacttttttcttaatatttattgtttaatttggtcAATCTTTTCCAGCGCGTGTAACATTGCTTTTTCCTG from Dreissena polymorpha isolate Duluth1 chromosome 5, UMN_Dpol_1.0, whole genome shotgun sequence harbors:
- the LOC127831563 gene encoding succinate-semialdehyde dehydrogenase, mitochondrial-like gives rise to the protein MDSSDLGSTIAKFPVINPSNGGIITEVPNMGVPETEVAIQRAYETFQIWRKTTAKERSDMLKTLHKLLLAEKEQLARTITLENGKPYQDSLGEVVFGASYCEWYAEECRRVQGTIIASPARNKRMMTVKQPIGVCGLITPWNFPLNMIARKACAALSVGCTVVLKPSEETPLTAMALKKLVDSAGFPPGVFNVITCSRDHAPEVGNILCKHPKVSLISFTGSSATGKILLEQCASTVKKCHMELGGNAPFIVFPSADLDLAVNGAIGSKFRNTGQTCLCPNRFFVHHDVLEEFVEKLAVAMDHKLITGDGFAEGVTQGPLINEIAVKKVDTFVQDAVQKGAKIVRGGKRSGEGNNFYPSTLLTGVSVDMLCYAYTSDAQQIWRIADALECGLLGINEALVSTVEGPHGGVKESGIGREGGVGVGIEDFLEVKYLCIGNQ